One Epinephelus moara isolate mb chromosome 20, YSFRI_EMoa_1.0, whole genome shotgun sequence genomic window carries:
- the armc10 gene encoding armadillo repeat-containing protein 10 — protein MGDGSITPRIGNMKALLGIVAGAGASYGLYKLISRGGFKRNKKSAGSESPGVKSSQPTEVTLQPGTLLARVSGLDVVCPRPVDVASGDIIHQSPGNLDPQHLKMLLSCLQTSSNPSDKCRILLTLGNSAAFTVNQNLIREFDGIHIIAGFLSDPAAEVRVQTLNALNNLCMNIPNQEQIKVYVPQVLELIEMSPVNSELQLGALRLLTNLSVTDKHQHLLKDSITLLLSLLVVSNETLQVQALKVLVNLSSNPDMMDDIVQAQAPASVVLLFDARTAPAVLLRLLTFMGNLKAWRPSAQVADELRRKQDCLFRVMLDESSQLHSRLVQLLSHPDGEVQSQVARILT, from the exons ATGGGTGACGGCAGTATCACTCCCAGGATCGGCAACATGAAAGCGCTGCTTGGGATAGTTGCCGGAGCTGGAGCTTCCTACGGGTTATACAAACTCATCAGCAGGGGAGGCTTCAAGAGAAACAAGAAAAGTGCTGGCAGTGAGAGTCCTGGTGTGAAGAGCAGCCAGCCCACTGAAGTTACTCTACAGCCGGGCACCCTGCTGGCCAGAGTGTCTGGACTGGATGTTGTGTGTCCCCGACCTGTGGATGTTGCATCAG GTGACATCATCCACCAGTCCCCTGGCAACCTGGATCCACAGCACTTGAAAATGCTGCTGTCATGTCTGCAGACCAGCAGTAATCCATCAGACAAATGTCGGATCCTACTTACACTAGGAAATTCTGCTGCCTTTACTGTGAATCAG AATCTAATACGGGAATTTGATGGGATTCACATCATAGCTGGTTTCCTCTCTGATCCTGCGGCAGAGGTCAGAGTGCAGACTCTGAATGCTTTAAATAATCTGTGTATGAACATCCCAAACCAGGAACAAATAAAG GTTTATGTGCCACAAGTGCTGGAATTGATTGAGATGTCACCAGTGAACTCTGAGCTTCAACTTGGTGCTCTCAGGCTGCTGACAAACCTCTCAGTCACAGACAAACATCAACACTTGCTGAAGGACTCAATTACACTTTTACTCTCTCTACTTGTTGTGAGCAATGAAACATTACAG GTTCAAGCTTTGAAAGTCCTTGTGAATTTGTCATCCAATCCAGATATGATGGACGACATTGTTCAAGCTCAG GCACCAGCATCTgttgtgctgctgtttgacgcGCGGACAGCCCCTGCGGTGCTTCTGCGACTGCTGACGTTCATGGGCAACTTAAAGGCCTGGAGGCCTTCCGCCCAGGTGGCTGATGAACTGAGGCGGAAACAGGATTGTCTCTTCCGGGTCATGTTAGATGAGTCTTCCCAGCTCCACAGCAGACTGGTCCAGCTGCTTTCACACCCTGACGGGGAGGTTCAGTCCCAGGTGGCTCGCATCTTGACCTAG